Proteins from a genomic interval of Desulfofustis limnaeus:
- a CDS encoding two-component system sensor histidine kinase NtrB, whose protein sequence is MREGSSPKSSFFLSTIPFRPSMTALGLLIASILLAGVLALSTLQNINRAEQFKERFLLQKGDTVIRAVRAALRTTAMHHMTGEEPLQTLLAESSRENNIAYIVLFDHDGTIIAQTEHVPDLTVLSEIGAMSETAVPRSSLDKENGIFTVTRKLDNHPADRSRSVMPGHRMHMGGVRDLFTDTFIIVGLYTAEFDEARKQDVRHALFMGAILFLVGGAGLYLLFMSQGMRVARKTLANMKLYTNNIVESIPLGIITLDKANRVVSCNHNTEEIIGRPAPELRGATVQELFPDCPFDARQIRLAEFDRSIECETSDGRHRPLELRGSSLQNIEGDEIGSVLVVRDMTLIKDMERQLERSRRMAALGKMAAGIAHEIRNPLGTLKGFAHYFRNLTVMNDEGQAYADLMISEVDRLNKTVSGLLQFARPRAPHLIPVSLDELFERTLALMTSDFTQQGVAVRVAGASQVIVEADPELLQQVLMNLLKNSIDAMAGGGTITLSVQEDTGQVRIRVSDTGCGMSEQDRERMFDPFFTTKKTGTGLGLAVSHQIVEQHGGSIDVETASGRGTTITINLPKQG, encoded by the coding sequence ATGCGCGAAGGGAGTTCTCCGAAAAGCAGCTTTTTTTTATCCACCATCCCGTTCCGGCCGTCCATGACGGCTCTCGGGCTGTTGATTGCTTCTATCCTGCTGGCCGGTGTCCTCGCCCTTTCGACCCTGCAGAATATTAACCGGGCCGAGCAGTTCAAGGAACGATTCCTGCTGCAAAAAGGAGATACCGTTATCCGGGCGGTACGCGCAGCCTTGCGAACGACAGCGATGCACCACATGACCGGAGAGGAGCCGCTGCAGACCCTTCTCGCCGAAAGCAGTCGGGAAAACAACATTGCCTATATTGTACTCTTTGACCATGATGGAACGATCATCGCTCAGACCGAGCACGTACCGGACCTAACCGTGCTCAGCGAAATCGGGGCAATGTCCGAAACCGCCGTGCCACGATCATCTCTCGATAAAGAAAACGGCATTTTTACCGTTACCAGGAAACTGGATAACCATCCTGCCGACCGGTCCCGATCGGTGATGCCTGGACATCGAATGCATATGGGTGGAGTCCGTGATCTCTTTACCGACACGTTCATTATCGTCGGCCTGTACACCGCCGAGTTCGACGAGGCCAGGAAACAGGACGTTCGGCACGCCCTGTTCATGGGCGCGATCCTCTTTCTGGTGGGCGGCGCCGGACTGTACCTTCTCTTCATGTCTCAGGGTATGCGGGTAGCTCGCAAGACCCTGGCGAACATGAAGCTCTATACCAACAATATCGTTGAAAGCATTCCCTTGGGAATCATTACCCTCGACAAGGCTAACCGGGTCGTATCGTGCAACCATAATACCGAAGAAATCATCGGCCGCCCCGCTCCGGAACTTCGCGGAGCAACCGTGCAAGAGCTCTTCCCCGATTGTCCGTTTGACGCCAGGCAGATCAGGCTGGCCGAGTTTGACCGATCGATCGAGTGTGAAACATCCGACGGTCGGCACCGCCCCCTCGAACTACGGGGCTCATCCTTGCAAAATATCGAGGGTGATGAGATCGGTTCGGTCCTGGTGGTCAGGGACATGACGCTGATAAAGGATATGGAACGGCAGTTGGAACGCTCCAGACGCATGGCCGCCCTGGGGAAAATGGCGGCGGGAATCGCTCACGAGATCCGTAATCCACTCGGAACTCTCAAAGGATTCGCCCATTATTTCAGAAATCTGACGGTAATGAACGACGAGGGGCAAGCTTATGCGGATCTCATGATCAGTGAGGTCGATCGCCTCAACAAGACCGTCTCGGGGCTGTTGCAGTTTGCCCGGCCCCGTGCTCCCCACCTCATACCGGTCTCACTCGATGAGCTGTTCGAGAGGACACTGGCCCTCATGACAAGCGACTTCACCCAACAAGGAGTGGCGGTCCGCGTGGCCGGCGCCTCTCAGGTCATAGTCGAAGCCGACCCCGAACTGCTCCAGCAGGTGTTGATGAACCTGCTGAAAAACAGCATCGACGCCATGGCCGGCGGTGGCACCATAACCCTCTCTGTCCAAGAGGACACCGGCCAAGTCAGGATACGTGTCAGCGACACCGGCTGCGGCATGAGCGAACAGGATCGGGAACGAATGTTCGATCCGTTCTTTACCACGAAGAAGACCGGTACCGGTCTGGGACTTGCCGTCAGCCATCAAATCGTCGAGCAGCACGGAGGTAGTATCGACGTCGAAACCGCTTCCGGCCGTGGCACCACCATCACCATCAACCTCCCGAAACAGGGGTGA
- a CDS encoding sulfatase-like hydrolase/transferase: MKLIYPSCLQRQSVTLIRALLYSVLSLLFLLFYTEIAHRFGGLPSLLPAWEREIPLLLYLFFYMILITKPSRWQPVIAALPVVFMYAIFDIYHVLFGRLLRVIEVSELPEMVIVLSWPSKILLVLSVGLLGLIMVRQVAWRRPRPLIWGMIPLLALAVAVEFFPERFMAGFERIKKPIHWMSDSEQARRNGRINIALYNEARRVSGLKRTIGYRDNPHYLTMFAAAVHTLQGMEVHRNVHLIVLESFLDPTLLAGVTFSRNPLHPDFQELFQERGGFSRSPVFGGATAQAEFEVLCGVPALRELSGIEFDVFTGTRTLCLPNILSETGYQTIATNAFYPDFFNATKAYRGLGFASINFPREFAPVGGSYFATGDTSGESFLYDGALFSQNLDHVRTWMKEHPGVPLFNYVMTIYGHTPHLINHDKRPLMVELSCSGTCRDRQLERSVNQFYYRTGEIAAYARELISIDPQSIIIFVSDHLPSLTYGPITYRDLGYLGNEEGATTLNRLYVIENGRPIRLETIHHYDIPGIILSYLTENRVNHALTSSRDLHQTRNSAALRIQYLTIMAHAMHGQPLGSWLGGRTAQAR; encoded by the coding sequence ATGAAACTAATATATCCTTCGTGTCTGCAAAGGCAGTCGGTAACGCTCATTCGCGCGTTATTATACAGCGTTCTGTCGCTGCTCTTTCTGCTCTTCTACACCGAGATAGCCCATCGTTTCGGGGGCCTTCCCTCTCTTCTGCCAGCTTGGGAGCGCGAGATCCCGCTGCTGCTCTACCTGTTTTTCTACATGATCCTGATAACCAAGCCATCACGCTGGCAACCGGTTATCGCCGCCCTGCCGGTCGTTTTCATGTATGCGATCTTCGATATCTACCACGTGCTGTTCGGCAGGCTGCTGCGGGTGATCGAAGTCAGTGAGCTGCCGGAGATGGTTATTGTCCTCTCCTGGCCGTCCAAGATCCTGCTGGTACTGTCTGTCGGCCTGCTGGGGCTGATCATGGTACGGCAAGTGGCGTGGCGTCGCCCGCGGCCGCTGATCTGGGGTATGATACCGTTATTGGCACTGGCCGTGGCCGTGGAGTTTTTCCCCGAAAGATTCATGGCCGGTTTCGAACGGATCAAAAAACCGATCCATTGGATGTCAGATTCTGAACAGGCGAGGAGGAACGGCCGTATCAACATCGCCTTGTACAATGAAGCGCGTCGGGTCAGCGGCCTGAAAAGGACGATCGGCTACCGTGACAATCCCCACTACCTGACCATGTTTGCAGCCGCAGTCCATACCTTGCAGGGAATGGAAGTTCACCGTAACGTCCACCTCATCGTGCTGGAAAGTTTTCTCGATCCGACGTTGCTGGCCGGGGTTACCTTCTCCCGCAACCCCCTCCATCCTGACTTCCAAGAGCTTTTTCAGGAACGGGGTGGGTTTTCCCGGTCGCCTGTTTTCGGGGGGGCAACGGCGCAGGCGGAGTTTGAGGTGCTGTGCGGCGTTCCTGCACTCCGGGAATTGTCCGGCATTGAGTTCGATGTCTTTACCGGTACGCGAACTCTCTGCCTGCCCAACATTCTCAGCGAGACGGGCTACCAGACCATCGCCACCAACGCCTTTTACCCAGATTTTTTCAATGCCACCAAGGCTTACCGAGGCCTCGGCTTTGCCAGTATCAATTTTCCCCGCGAATTCGCCCCGGTGGGCGGGTCCTATTTCGCGACTGGCGATACGAGCGGGGAGAGTTTCCTGTATGACGGTGCCCTGTTCTCCCAGAATCTCGACCATGTCCGCACCTGGATGAAGGAACATCCAGGTGTGCCTCTGTTCAACTACGTAATGACCATCTACGGTCATACCCCCCATCTGATCAACCACGACAAACGACCGCTGATGGTTGAGCTATCCTGCAGCGGTACGTGCCGCGACCGCCAGCTGGAACGATCGGTCAACCAGTTCTACTACCGGACCGGGGAGATCGCCGCCTACGCCAGGGAATTGATCAGCATAGACCCGCAGAGCATCATCATCTTCGTGAGCGATCATTTGCCGTCGCTGACGTACGGTCCGATTACCTACCGGGACCTCGGCTATCTCGGCAATGAAGAAGGGGCGACCACCCTCAACCGCCTGTATGTCATCGAAAACGGTCGGCCGATCCGCCTTGAAACCATTCACCATTACGATATCCCAGGTATTATCCTCAGTTACTTGACCGAAAACCGGGTCAATCACGCCCTAACAAGTAGTCGTGACCTGCACCAGACGAGGAATAGCGCTGCGCTGCGCATTCAGTATCTGACGATAATGGCCCATGCGATGCATGGTCAACCGCTTGGTTCATGGTTGGGCGGCCGCACCGCTCAAGCCCGCTGA